One segment of Dermochelys coriacea isolate rDerCor1 chromosome 5, rDerCor1.pri.v4, whole genome shotgun sequence DNA contains the following:
- the PLK2 gene encoding serine/threonine-protein kinase PLK2 encodes MELLRTIAHQPGAGGGGPPKGGEPGLGRACGGEARRKKPVEEQPQHHHPQAAPEVSRIITDPGTGKRYCRGKVLGKGGFAKCYEMTDLTTNKVYAAKIIPHSRVAKPHQREKIDKEIELHRMLNHRHVVQFYHYFEDKENIYILLEYCSRRSMAHILKARKVLTEPEVRYYLRQIVSGLKYLHEQEILHRDLKLGNFFINEAMELKVGDFGLAARLEPLEHRRRTICGTPNYLSPEVLNKQGHGCESDIWALGCVMYTMLLGRPPFETTNLKETYRCIREARYTLPSSLLAPAKHLIASMLSKNPEDRPSLDDIVRHDFFLQGFTPDRLSSSCCHTVPDFHLSSPAKNFFKKAAAALFGGKKEKARYFDTHNRLAKEDEEIYKLRHDLKKTSITQQSHRHRTDEETQPPHITAAKPATLAETKQIGDSIRMIVRGTLGSCSSSSECLEDSTMGSVADTVARVLRGCLENMPEADSIPKEQLTASFQWVTKWVDYSNKYGFGYQLSDHTVGVLFNNGAHMSLLPDKKTVHYYAELGQCSVFPATDAPEQFISQVTVLKYFSHYMEENLMDGGDLPSVTDVRRPRLYLLQWLKSDKALMMLFNDGTLQVNFYHDHTKIIICNQNEEYLLTYINEDRISTTFRLTTLLISGCSLELKHRMEYALNMLLQRCN; translated from the exons ATGGAGTTACTGCGGACTATCGCTCACCAGCCGGGcgccggcggcggcggcccccCCAAGGGGGGCGAGCCGGGGCTGGGCAGAGCCTGCGGCGGGGAGGCGCGGCGCAAGAAGCCGGTGGAGGAGCAGCCGCAGCATCACCACCCGCAGGCTGCCCCCGAGGTCTCCCGGATTATCACCGACCCCGGCACGGGCAAGCGCTATTGCCGCGGCAAGGTGCTCGGCAAG GGTGGATTTGCCAAATGTTATGAGATGACAGATTTGACAACGAACAAAGTCTATGCTGCAAAAATAATTCCTCACAGCAGAGTAGCTAAACCTCATCAAAGGGAAAAG ATTGATAAAGAGATCGAGCTGCACAGAATGCTTAATCACAGGCACGTTGTACAGTTTTACCACTACTTTGAGGACAAAGAGAATATTTACATTCTTCTGGAGTACTGCAGTAGAAGG tcTATGGCTCACATCTTGAAAGCAAGGAAAGTATTGACGGAACCAGAAGTGCGATACTACCTCAGGCAGATAGTGTCAGGGCTAAAATATCTTCATGAACAGGAAATCTTGCACAGAGACCTGAAACTAG gtaATTTCTTCATTAATGAGGCCATGGAACTAAAAGTAGGCGACTTTGGTTTGGCAGCAAGGTTGGAACCGCTGGAACACAGAAGGAG AACAATCTGTGGCACACCAAATTACCTCTCTCCAGAAGTCCTCAACAAACAAGGACATGGATGTGAATCTGACATATGGGCCTTAGGTTGTGTAAT GTACACAATGCTGTTAGGAAGACCCCCATTTGAGACGACAAATCTCAAAGAAACCTACAGATGTATAAGGGAAGCAAGATACACTCTACCATCATCTCTTTTGGCACCTGCAAAGCACTTAATAGCTAGCATGTTGTCAAAAAATCCCGAGGACCGGCCCAGTTTAGATGATATAGTTCGACATGACTTTTTCTTACAG GGCTTTACACCAGATCGACTCTCTTCTAGCTGTTGTCACACTGTTCCTGACTTCCACTTGTCAAGTCCAGCTAAGAATTTCTTCAAAAAGGCAGCTGCTGCTTTGTTTGGTGGtaaaaaggaaaaagcaagaTACTTTGATACACATA ataGACTAGCTAAAGAGGACGAAGAAATCTACAAACTTAGGCATGATTTGAAAAAGACATCGATAACCCAACAGTCCCACAGACACAGAACAGATGAG GAGACCCAGCCTCCTCACATCACAGCAGCCAAACCTGCGACTCTAGCAGAGACCAAGCAGATTGGAGACTCCATTCGAATGATAGTTAGAGGAACTCTAGgaagttgcagcagtagcagtgaAT GTTTGGAAGACAGCACCATGGGAAGTGTTGCTGATACAGTTGCAAGGGTACTGCGAGGATGTCTTGAGAATATGCCAGAAGCAGATAGTATTCCCAAAGAACAGCTGACAGCATCTTTCCAGTGGGTTACAAAATGGGTTGACTACTCGAACAAATACGGCTTTGGTTACCAGCTGTCAGACCACACTGTGGGTGTTCTTTTCAACAATGGAGCACACATGAGCCTCCTACCAGACAAAAA AACAGTCCACTATTATGCTGAGCTAGGCCAGTGCTCTGTCTTTCCAGCTACAGATGCCCCTGAACAATTCATCAGCCAAGTAACTGTTTTGAAATACTTCTCTCACTACATGGAGGAGAACCTCATGGAT GGAGGGGATCTACCCAGTGTAACTGATGTTCGCAGACCCAGGCTTTACCTCTTACAGTGGCTAAAATCTGACAAAGCGTTAATGATGCTCTTCAATGATGGCACACTTCAG GTGAACTTTTACCATGATCACACAAAAATAATCATCTGTAACCAAAATGAGGAGTATCTCCTTACCTACATCAATGAAGATAGAATATCAACAACATTTCGACTGACAACTCTTCTGATTTCTGGATGTTCATTGGAACTAAAACACAGAATGGAATATGCATTGAACATGTTGCTGCAAAGATGTAACTAA